One Archangium violaceum genomic window, ACGCGCCTCCACGATTCGCTGGAGCTTCTCGTCCTCGGCGGACATGCGGCGCTCCTCGGGAAGACCTCGGGCAGAGGGAGCTCAGACCGGCGTCTTGCCGGCGATCAGGTCCGCCAGCTCGCCGCGCTCTTCCAGCTCCATGAGGATGTCCGAGCCCCCCACGAACTTCCCGTTGATGAACACCTGGGGAATCGTGGGCCAGTTGCTGTACTCCTTGATGCCCTGGCGCACCTCGGGATCGGCCAGCACGTCCACCGTGTGCACCTCGCCGTGCTGCTGCAGGATCTGCAGCGCGCGCGCGGAGAAGCCGCACTGCGGGAAGAGCGCGTTGCCCTTCATGAAGAGGACGACCTTGTGGTTGCGGATGTCGTTGTCGAAACGAGCCTTGAGTTCCGGAGTCATCGTCAGCTACCTCGTCAGCGAGACCCGAGCTTCTTCCACTGCTCGGGTGAATAGGTCTTGAGCGCGAGCGCGTGCAGCTCGCCGGTCTTCAGCCAGTCCTGGAGCGGCGCGTACACCATCTGGTGCTGTTCCACCATGGACTTGCCAGCGAAGGAGGGGCTCACCACACGCGCCTCGAAGTGGTCTCCGGTCCCGGTGGTGTCGCGCACCTCCACCTCCGAGCCGGGAAGCGCGCCGAGAATCCGCTGGTGGATGGCATTCGGATCGAGCATCAGTTCAGTCCCTTTCCCTTCAGGAGCATCGCGGGATCCACGCCCATACTCTTGAGCGTGTTGTCCCAGAGCAGGCCGGGGTCGCCTTCTAGCACGGGCCGGGCGGACGCCTCGGCATAGAGCCAGGAGCCGGAGGCGAGCTCGCTCTCCAGTTGGTTGGGGCCCCAGCCGGCGTAGCCCAGGCAGAAGCGCAGGTGGACCCCCGGGTCCTTCAGCAGGGGCCCGAGCGTGTCCAGTGTGAGACTGAGGTAGAGGCCGGGCACCACCTCGTGCTTCTCCGTCACACGCTCGTTGTCGTGGAGGAGGAAGCCCCGGTGGTTCTCCACGGGGCCGCCCATGAAGACGGGTTGGCTCGTGCGCTCGGGGGCGATGGAGAGGGACTGGTTCTTCGCCAGGTCCCCCAGCGTCAGGGACGCCCCCCGGTTGATGATCAACCCCATGGAGCCGGACTCGCCGTGCTCGAGCATGAGGATGACCGACCGCCGGAAGTTGGAGTCCGTCAGTTGTGGCATGGCCACGAGAAGGCCGGGAGCGAGTGTCTGCACAGAGGAAGTCTCGGCGCTTCGTCCCCTCCGCGCAACCGATTCGTACCCGAGCCTCGGACCACTGACAGACGGCTTCCCGCCTCAGTGCCAGCTGGTGTGCCGGGACTGCAGCGCCTGGGCGAGCTTCTCCGGCGCCAGCGGCTTGCCGATGAACAGATCCGCTCCCAGACCCTTGCACTTGCGAGCCATGGACGCATCGCTCATGGCGCTCACGCCGATGAGAACGGACTGGGGGAACTTCTCGCGCAGGCGGGCCATCAGGTTGGTGCCGCTGCGTCCGGGCAGGAAGACGTCCACGATGGCCGCGTCCATGCGCTTGTTACGCACGGCGAACTCGGCCTCCTCCGCGCTGCCCACGGGCAGGGGCGCGTAGCCCCACTGGGTCAGCAGCTCCACCAGCAGCTCACGGTGCGCGGGATCGTCCTCGACGATCAGGACCGAGCCCCGGACCGGCTCCAGCTTCAGGCTGTCGTCTTCTCGGGTCCTGGAGCGGGCGTGACCCGTGGCGATGGGAAGCTCCTCGTTGGAGATGGACATGGCAACCTTCAGTAGGAAAGGGGTGTTGGTGTGGTGGCAACGGCCACACCCGTGCTCGAAATTCCACACTCGCATCGGCTGGAAGGGCGAACCGCCGCCCCCTTCAGACGCGGCGCGTCCCCGCCCCGAGCGCCTGGGAGGCCAGCGAGGCGCCAAGCACGAGCAACACCAGCAGTCCCCATGCGGGCAGCACCACCCGTGAACCGCCTTCGTAGATGAGGGCCGCGTAGCTGGTGCCGAGGTAGCGGCCGAGCGACATGGGCTCCATCCGCGCGATGCCGAAGAAGCTGACGGTGGACTCGGTGAGGATGGCGGTCGGCAGGCGGCTGAGGAAGACGGCGAGCACGAAGGGGCGCAGCGCGGGCCAGAGGTGCACGCGCAGCAGGTGCCAGCGTCCGGCGCCGAGCGCCCGTGAGGCGGCGATGAACTCCTGGCCCTCTAGCGAGGCCAGACGGTTGCGGAACATGCGCGCCGGGCCCGCCCAGCCCACCAGGGCCAGGGACACCACCATGAGCCCGAAGGGGCCCAGGCCCCCCGCGTGGCCCGCGTCCAGCATCGACTGGCCGGCGAGCTGCAGCACCATCACCACCAGGACGTCCGGCAGCGCGAAGACGGCGTCCACCACGCGCAGTAACTGGTGCTCCAGCGTGCCTCCCGCCGCGCGCGCCGCCATGGCCACACCCAGCCCCAGCAGGGTGGAGAGCGCACCGGCGGCCAGTCCCACGGCCAGGGAAACCCACAGGCCCCCGAACGCCAGCTCGCACACCGTGCGATCGGGGTGGGTGGGGTCCATGCCCAGCGGACAGGTGCGGGCGAGCGCCTCGGGGAAGACGCGGGCGGCGAGCCAGCTCGCGAGGCCCAGGCCCACGAGCAGCACGAGTCCCACCCAGGCCCGCCTGGGTACGCGGCGCGCGCTCATGTCCGGGCCTCCCGCGCACGAGGGTCCACGAGGAGCCGCACGAGCTCCACCACGAGCCCGACGACGACGAGCAGCGAGGCGAAGACGGTGGTGGCCACCACCACCACGGCCACCTGCTTCTGCAGCACGGCGAGGACGTAGAGCTGGCCGAAGTACGGCAGGCCGAAGACGCGCTCGGCGGCGAAGGAGCCGGCGAGCAACGCGGTGGCCACGGGGCCCACGGCATCCAGGAGCGCGGGCAGCACGTTGGGCAGCACGTGACGCCACAGCACGGCGCGCGGGGACAGGCCCTTGCCGCGAGCGGTGCGCACGTAGTCCCGGGCCAGCTCCGTCTCGAGCGCATCCGCCACCAGGGTGCCGAGGAAGATGCCCGGCCACACGGAGATGACGAGCGCGGCGGACAACTCGGGCAGCAGGTGCCCGCGCTCCACGACGGCGGGAGCGAGTAGCAGCGCGGGGATGAACACGGGGGTGCCGAAGGCCACGGCGGGCAGCGCGTCCCCGAGGAGCGAGAGGCGGCCGCGCTTCCACCGGGAGCGGAGCAGCGCGAAGGCCAGGGCCCACCCGAGCGCGAGCACCAGGGCCACCAGGCCCACGCCCACGCTGCCGGAGAGCTTCCACAGCAGCTCGTCACCGGTGACGCCCTGGGCGCTGGTGCCCAGACGCTCGCCCCGGAAGAGCTTCTCCCACGGGCGCAGGAAGCCGAACGGCTGTCCCAGGCCGAGGTCCCTCCGGTACGAGGCGAGCACCTCCGGGGCCACCTGGCGCTTGGCGTCGTCCGCGGTGGTGAGCGGCAGCGCGGCCATGAGGAAGTAGGAGGCGATCGCGACGATGGGCACGAGCACCAGTTGCCGGCCGAGGCGGACGAGCGCGGGAGACATGACTCAGCGAGCCTCCGCTACGGTCCCATCCAGGCGCAGCTCGCTGAGGGAGAGGAAGTTGAAGGGGTCCACGTCCACGCCGTGCAGGGAGGCCCGTGCCCGGAAGTAGCGGTCCGGGTGGTAGAGCGGCGCGATGACGGCCATCTCGTCGAGGAGCACCGCCTGGGCCTGGCCATAGAGGGCGCGCGAGCGGGCCTCGTCGGGCTCGGCGTCGGCCTCGTCCAGCAGCTTCTCGAAGCGGTCCATGGGCTCGCCGCCCTTCTGCGTCTCCCAGCCCGACTGGTGCAGCCCGGTGCGCTCGAAGAGGGTGAAGAAGGTGTTGGGGTGCGCGTAGTCCGCGCCCAGGCGGCGCAGGTAGAGATCGTAGGCGCGCGGGCCCTCGGCGGTGCGGCGGGACACCTCGGCGGTGAAGTCCGAGCGGGCATCCACCGTCACCCGAACGCCCACCGCGGCGAGCTGCGCGGCCAGGCGCTCGGCGATGGCCACCTCGGGCACGAAGGAGTCACCCGCCTTGTAGACGAGCCGCAACGGCCGATCCAACCCGGGGACTCCGGCCAGCTCCGCGCGGGCCCGCTCGGGCTCGAAGTGGGGCAGGCGCGCCGCCTCCTCGGGTGTGGCGGCGCCGGGCAGCTCGGGCGGGAGGAGGACGTGGCTGGGGCGCGCGGCGGGCAGCAGG contains:
- a CDS encoding BolA family protein, which produces MLDPNAIHQRILGALPGSEVEVRDTTGTGDHFEARVVSPSFAGKSMVEQHQMVYAPLQDWLKTGELHALALKTYSPEQWKKLGSR
- the grxD gene encoding Grx4 family monothiol glutaredoxin; this translates as MTPELKARFDNDIRNHKVVLFMKGNALFPQCGFSARALQILQQHGEVHTVDVLADPEVRQGIKEYSNWPTIPQVFINGKFVGGSDILMELEERGELADLIAGKTPV
- a CDS encoding YqgE/AlgH family protein is translated as MQTLAPGLLVAMPQLTDSNFRRSVILMLEHGESGSMGLIINRGASLTLGDLAKNQSLSIAPERTSQPVFMGGPVENHRGFLLHDNERVTEKHEVVPGLYLSLTLDTLGPLLKDPGVHLRFCLGYAGWGPNQLESELASGSWLYAEASARPVLEGDPGLLWDNTLKSMGVDPAMLLKGKGLN
- a CDS encoding response regulator, with the protein product MSISNEELPIATGHARSRTREDDSLKLEPVRGSVLIVEDDPAHRELLVELLTQWGYAPLPVGSAEEAEFAVRNKRMDAAIVDVFLPGRSGTNLMARLREKFPQSVLIGVSAMSDASMARKCKGLGADLFIGKPLAPEKLAQALQSRHTSWH
- a CDS encoding ABC transporter permease; amino-acid sequence: MSARRVPRRAWVGLVLLVGLGLASWLAARVFPEALARTCPLGMDPTHPDRTVCELAFGGLWVSLAVGLAAGALSTLLGLGVAMAARAAGGTLEHQLLRVVDAVFALPDVLVVMVLQLAGQSMLDAGHAGGLGPFGLMVVSLALVGWAGPARMFRNRLASLEGQEFIAASRALGAGRWHLLRVHLWPALRPFVLAVFLSRLPTAILTESTVSFFGIARMEPMSLGRYLGTSYAALIYEGGSRVVLPAWGLLVLLVLGASLASQALGAGTRRV
- a CDS encoding ABC transporter permease subunit, whose protein sequence is MSPALVRLGRQLVLVPIVAIASYFLMAALPLTTADDAKRQVAPEVLASYRRDLGLGQPFGFLRPWEKLFRGERLGTSAQGVTGDELLWKLSGSVGVGLVALVLALGWALAFALLRSRWKRGRLSLLGDALPAVAFGTPVFIPALLLAPAVVERGHLLPELSAALVISVWPGIFLGTLVADALETELARDYVRTARGKGLSPRAVLWRHVLPNVLPALLDAVGPVATALLAGSFAAERVFGLPYFGQLYVLAVLQKQVAVVVVATTVFASLLVVVGLVVELVRLLVDPRAREART